One Argentina anserina chromosome 6, drPotAnse1.1, whole genome shotgun sequence genomic window, TCTTTCCCAATAAACCTTTCAGGCAAAAACTCTAGGGGATCGTCCCAATACTTAGGGTCTCTCCCAATGGACCATATGCTTACTAGGATTCTGGTACCCTTAATAATGTCATAACCAGCAACTTGGCAGTCTTCACGGGCTAGTCGTGGTACCAACAAGGGTGCAACAGGGTGCAACCTCATTGTTTCTTTAGCAATGGCATCAATGTACGGTAAGTTGACAATGTCCTTCTCTTCGACCCATCTGTCTCTTCCAATCACCCTGTCTAGCTCTTCTGTTGCCTTCTTAAAAATCTCTGGCTTCCTTAGGACTTCAGACATTCCCCATTCTACGGTCATGGATGAACTCTCTGTTCCGCCAGCAAGTAGGTCCTAATAGCATCAATGATGTCAGAAGTGGTAAAAGAAATTCCATAATTTAACTCATGACTATTGGTTATCCGGATCGTCAACTCTACCAAGAAAGAAGTGGAAGTGAGGATTGGAGGTTTTAAGGAATATAGTCTTTCTACTTATGAGACTCGGGTACAATGTGAGAACAACACTAGACCTCAAAAGCTTGGAGTTCAGTTATTGGGATTTCTGTCACTTAGTCACTAGTCACTACTCACTAACAATTTTATCGGCATGCCTCATATTATTTCAGCAATTACATCTCAGTAAATGTTTGTTGAATAGTATTGTTGCATATAGGAACTACTCATACCAGGGTAAAAGCCTTGACTCCATGCCGTTCAAGCTTGACTTCAAGGTTAGGATCAGCAGCAAGTTGCAACAGCACATCGACCAAATCTTTTGCAACAAAATTAGGTGCCTTGCTGTTTGAAATGTGTTCATCCAGGACATGCTCCAGAAACCTATCAAACTTCTTGCTCAAAGCCTTCAATCTCTTTATGTACCCTTGTAAGTCCAAGAAATTAAGCCAAGGTATTGAGTCACCAATGTTCAAAACTCCACCCAGCAAGAACAGGTCATCAAGCATTTTCTTGAACTCATCTGGAGTCACAATCGCGTTTTCAGACTCGTCTGTGTATTTCTTTCCAAGCACCATTCGGCTGATAACATTCAGGCTCAAATCTGAAAGATGGTCTTTCAACAGGATGTTGGTGTTGGAGGACTTGTATAGACCTCTAAGTACTGcattcatttcttcttttctaaTGTATTCATGGGACTCGAGCCGCTTGGCACTGAAAAGCTCCATTACGCACATTTTACGTGCTTGGCGCCAATATGGTCCGTAAGGGGACCAAGTGATGTCCGAGTTGTTGTAGGCGGCGTGTTTGCCTGCTGCGATATTTGGCCGGCCGGCCAAGGTGACATCATGGGTTTTGAGAAAGGCTTCGGCCATTTCAGCTGAAGAGCCAACAACAACGGGGAAGGACCCGAAACGGAGCTGCATGATGGGGCCATACTTTTGGGTTAGTTCATGGATTGAACGATGGGGAAGATGTCCCATGAGGTTGAGGTTACCAATGATGGGCCAGGGTTTCGGCCCAGGTGGTAATTTGAGCTTGCGGCAGCGGAGGCGACGGCCTAGGAGGAGGAGGGCTAAAACTCCTAGCCAAGCTGCAGCATATGAAATCCAAGCACTGCCTTCCATGTTTGGTGGGTGTAGTGGTGGTTTGTGCGGTGGCGAAGTTCTAAAGTTGTGGTAAGGGGCATTTATAAATCATTAACCTTGATAACCCTTACAGAAGTCGTTGCATTTGTCTCCTATGGTGGCTGAAGTTTGTCGTGGTTCATAAGTAAGCTAACAACTGGGTTTATGATTAATTCATTAGCCAAGTTGTACTTGAGCATCTCTAGTTCATCATATAAAATATAGACCCTCTTAATCATCTATATCTGTCACTATTGATTCAGATGCAAATTGGGTTTATGACTCCCAATTTGAATATTCATAGTTTAGTTTAAAACATAGATCATATATCAATTGCATCCATAGTCCATACACATGAGATTGTTAAATGCAAAATGTTCATTTCACCCATAAACATGAGCTgtaagagcatctccaataGAGTAGGTAAATCTTCaagtcaaattcaaattttggcATATGATATGACAATGttatttttgaccaacttctTCTCCAACCGGTATGTAAGATAGTTCAAATATTGAATGGTTCTTCTGGGTGAAGAAGAGAGACACGAGAAGGGGAGGAAGAGATAATAAGAGACAGaaacaataaacaaataaaagacATGAATGGTTCAGtgtgtcaaatttgacatagAAGCCGTTGATGTCAAATACATGGGTTGCTatctaagtagcacggacacggacccGAGTGTCCTCcttattggacacgattcgatacatAGACAGGACATATAGAAATtgttttggacacggacacgttgtggaaacgttaattaaatattattttaatatatatatttatttattttaaaaaaatattttataaatttgaaagtatttagaattttagatgtatatatatgtcaaagtgtgcattaaaatgatgaaaacataacttgttagaatggctaAGGATTTGATAAGTACCTTAGATAACCAatgttcgaatcccaccacaagcattcttatttttatcacgagtttctctccttatatatatatatattaaagtgtgcataaatataacaaaaactaaatCTGTTGGAacggttgaggagttgttgagtgccttggatgaccaaggttcgattctcaccacaagcactttcacttttattatgagttggtgcgtatTCGCATGTCCGATTCggatactcgcgtgtccgTATCcgtcggacacgcaatacggtgCTATGAGTACGTGTCTGTGCTACTTAGGTTGCTATGTGGGTTTAACACTTCGGTTGGAGATGCGGTCTCATTGTCAAATAAAGACCGTTGAACCTACGTGTCAAATGTAACAAATGGACCGGAGATGCTCTAAGGCAACATAGGCCCTGCTTAATTGCaaaataagaacataaaatgtTATATTTTAAGTTGACATTTCAATCAACGGCTGAGTCTCTCTTTTAAGAGTTATGTAGAGAAAATTACAGATCAAGCACTATTATTGCCTCACAGGTCCGGACTTTGGAATCAACTATCATAGATGCGGTGTCCACTCTAATACTTCAGTGTTTGTGCTAGTTACAGCAAATGACATTTTTGTTCAATATGTTGattgaaatatttgaaaaGAGCAACAAATGCATTGTTCTAGACAAATTGCAGGCCTTTTCATATCCCATGAGATTTTTAGAGGTTTTGCCGGTAATAcaatcttatatatttgttggCCCTGATTTTATGGTGTAGTTTTGCATGCTTGGTTTTGAAGTTTTATTGTAATATCTCACATCGGTCAATGGAGAGGAGGTGATAtgccttatatgtacatgctcACCTCCATCTAACACGATGCCTTTTGGAGGCTCAATGGCTTCAGATGAGATGAGAACTCCGAAATTAAGCTTGCTCGGGTTGCAATCCCAGGATGAGTGACATACTGAGAAGTTGCTCGTGagctcccaaaaacaaaaccgtgagagctatgtccaaaacggacaatatcgtgttacgaCGGAACCGATCCTGGGATGTGACAATTGTAATATCTCACATCGGCTAATGGAGAGCTaagctgcatggaatcgggtgcgggtacgtAGAAGCGCTGAAGTGAtttttttgaatatttttggAAGCATTTACGTTTCGGAAGCgtcataataaaataaaatatatttatatatataaatattatataaaacaaaaaattaattactaaaACATTATAGAAGAAACAATATGATAGAAAATGAGTTCAATAAATATTTTCTAATGGCCTAGattaaacaacaaaaacaattcAATAACTAACATGATACTAGTAGTATAGCTAACCACAAATGATGTGCATCACCTTTCAGCAACCCATCATACACCTGACGATCTCTCCAATCACATTGACTAAGTATGTGgaatcaaaaatatatgtatcTACATTTTGCAATGAGTGGTGCGTCCCAAAGCTGAATGATTTTGCACTATTAATCTGAGCTTCATCCTGGTCTAGCACCAAAATCCAAAACATTGATTTTTCACTCATCTAGTTTCAATCAGTATCTtactccaaatcaaactcatctataattttatatgcCCTTGTTGTCTTACATAAAACTAAAAGCTCAAACAAATTCTCAAATCTCATTCAACATGCTTGAACGAGTCTTCAACTGTATGTTTATGGGTCTTCATTCAATTCTATATTTTGATATTATCTTCATGAATTATCGAGTCCTTAGAATATGGAGATTTTAAGAGAGATTTATATTAGAGcaggaaaagagagaagaaaactaTAAAAACCCAACAATTCTCGTGCTTCCACGACACTTCCAATCCTGAAGCTTGCGCTTCCGCGGTGTTTCCAAAACCTTCTTTTTCGGAAGCGCGTTTCCGAGCGCTTTCGGGCGCTTCCGCTTCCGAttccgaagcgggaatcggACCTCCGGTGAAGCTTATGTGCATCGTAGACGGAGATGGGGTAATGTGCCTTATATATACATGCTCAACTCCATCTAACATGAGACCTTTTGGGGGCTTAATAGCTTTGGAAAGAATGTGAACCCTGAAGTTAAACTTGCTCGGGTTAGAGAAATCCCAAGATGGGTGACCTACTGAGAACTTGATCGTGAGCTCCAATAAATAAAACCGTGAGGACTATACTCAAAACGGAGCCGGTTCCAGAATATGACAATTTCATCAGCGCGCTCTTTGCTAGTCATATCCTCGTGCTTGTCAAAAGAGGGAGAAGAATATGCTCGGGGCAAATTTAAGGTAACATTGCCAAACTGtgttcaaatatatattctacAGTAGATTATATATGCAATCGATCAATATATATCTTGGATTTATCTGCAGTGAGTCCCTGAAATTTTGGTTTCATCAGTTATCATACTTTCTTCTAcctatattattttaatttagaAGATATAAATATGTTACCATGTTCACTGCGGAAATCACACTGTCTCCTCAGTTGCCCTCTGAAAGTCTCCAGCTTCCTTAGGAGCTCCGAGATTGCCCACTCCACCGTCACGGCTGAGCTCTCAGCCCCACCCGCTAGTAGGTCCTGATGAAAACCATCAACAAAACATAAATCACGTGTGATACCAAATGTTACAAAACCGTGCTATTTCTATTAAAATTCTTCTAAGTTATAGAAAATTCTCATTTCGGCCTCAATTGAACTaaatattataaaatatttatgtGATCTGTCATCACATGGGATCGTGAAGGAGCTAATTGTTATTAACTGTGTGCTACTGAAAATTAGAAATCAGAGCAGTGAAGTATAAACAGAAAACCGCAAACTATCAGTTCGCTACGTACCCATTCTGAAGTAAAAAAGCATACAAACATCAATAAAAACATGCATAATCAATGACTATGAGAGAAGGTATCAAAGACTAACAATAATGTTCGTGTCAAACTGTTCAGGCAAGAAGAATATTTCCAGGAGCGATCACATTAAGATGACATATCACATAAGAGTAGAGCATACTATGTCATTGCTTTGAATTCATATTCAATGACCTTGGTGGTCCAACAGGGTGATACTTAAGTTGTTAGTGTTCTTCACTCTGTCATTCAGGATA contains:
- the LOC126798449 gene encoding trimethyltridecatetraene synthase-like — protein: MEGSAWISYAAAWLGVLALLLLGRRLRCRKLKLPPGPKPWPIIGNLNLMGHLPHRSIHELTQKYGPIMQLRFGSFPVVVGSSAEMAEAFLKTHDVTLAGRPNIAAGKHAAYNNSDITWSPYGPYWRQARKMCVMELFSAKRLESHEYIRKEEMNAVLRGLYKSSNTNILLKDHLSDLSLNVISRMVLGKKYTDESENAIVTPDEFKKMLDDLFLLGGVLNIGDSIPWLNFLDLQGYIKRLKALSKKFDRFLEHVLDEHISNSKAPNFVAKDLVDVLLQLAADPNLEVKLERHGVKAFTLDLLAGGTESSSMTVEWGMSEVLRKPEIFKKATEELDRVIGRDRWVEEKDIVNLPYIDAIAKETMRLHPVAPLLVPRLAREDCQVAGYDIIKGTRILVSIWSIGRDPKYWDDPLEFLPERFIGKDIDVKGQDFKLLPFGSGRRMCPGYSLGYKLIQSSIANLLHGFNWRLPDNMKKEDLSMEEIFGLSTPRKYPLIAVTEPRLPVHLYSM